In candidate division TA06 bacterium, the genomic window ATTTCTTTCAATGCTTTCTTCTCTTCGTAGAAGACTTTCTTTCCCCGATCCGGGACAAGATGTGTCTGACCCAGCCAGAGTCTGGGGTCCAGACTTTTTTCCAGGTGTTTCTTTGCCTTCTTTATCCTCTTTTCCATATCCTTTGACTGTGGCGTCAGTTCATCCAGCTCTGCAATGACCTTTTCCTTGATGCAGGCGGGCTCACACTGAGAATAGTCTCCTTGTGCAAGCCAGCTATTGTGTCCTTTCCAGAAATATGGTTCAAGAGGAGGGACGGTCAGATCATCTCTCACATTGGTTATGTGGTAGTAGTGAGAGGAAAACTGATTTCTGCATTCTGCCCAGTTCCCGTCATCCTCGAGCATTGCCAATCCCCTGTACCGATAGGTCGCGATGATTTCAGCATGGCCGTCGTGGTCCACGTCCGCGACCGCAGGATGCTCGTCTCTGGTGATTGATCTTAAATCAAGATTCTTGTACAGAAGATTTCCATCTCGGCCGTCATAGATTCCGAGATACTCGCTGCCCATGAGTATTAGCTCCTTAAAGGAATCCCCGTCAAGGTCGCATACAACAGGGCCTGAGCCTGAACCTCCCCACCAATCGGCAGCAGGAGCCTGCCAGATCACCTTGGCCTCAGAACCATCATCTTGAAAGACCCACAGTGAATCCTTCTCTTCGAGATAGGAGTTGGAGAAAGTGGCTATTTCTTGCTTACCATCATTGTTTATGTCGTCAATAGCAGCTGTAGATATGATAGACCCGAGCCTGCCAATCAGCTCTTTGGTCCATTTGACAGTCCCATCTTTCTCTAAACAGTAGAGCATGTTTTTTCCTCTTACTGTGTAGCCGTTCACTATTATCTCTGCATCCAAGTCCCCATCTACATCTGATATTGCGACACCGACCAGCCTCATCCCTTCAATTTCTGTTTCCCAGATGAGATTTCCTTCTGAGTCGAGGCAGCCTATGTAACCACCTGTGGTGGCGTAAATTGTCTCCGGATAACCGTCCTCATTTATGTCCGCTACTGCAGGAATGCAGACGTCGCCGACCGCGCCATGCTTCCATACGAGTGAGCCAGAAGCGTCAACGCAGTAAAGGGTGTCATTCGTGCTTCCGGCGAGAATCTCCGCGTCCCAATCGCCGTTTATATTGGCGATGGTCACTCCTTGATTGTACCCGCCATTGAACGTGTCGAATGACCATTTCAAGCTGCCGTCACTCTGGAAGCACCAAATCTTACCCGGTTCACGCCATCCCAGCGAGTGAAAAACAGCTTCTGCGTTGCCGTCTCTGTCAAGGTCTGCAACCGCAGGGTGTTGAAAGAGCTGCTTCGGTTCATAATATGACCAGAGAACGTCGCCTGAACTACTCAGACAATGGAGATTGCGCCAGTATCCGAAGAGGACCTCCGAGCCAGGCGAATCTTTGTCTATGTCTGCAATTGCTGGTGAACATTCCACGTAGTCTTCTGCGTCAAAGTACCACGCGATCGTGGGAGCAGACTGCGACGCGGCTGGGAACTGCAGCAATGGAAGAAGGAATACGAATGACAACAATAGACGGGAATAGGTTTTCATTCTAGCCTCCGTGCTATTGGAAGTTGGGAAAAAATCTGTGATTTAGATGGGGACTTTCCTCCACTTATAATGTAATGCGGAAACCTTATTTTTCAAGGGGTTCAACGCTTTCTAAACCTTACTGCCAGAATCCGTGCAGTCGATTCAGGAAGGGCAATCCATTGAACGTCTTTCATTTGACTGAAATCCAGAGTGATTAGAGGACACCAAAATATATGCAAATCGCCTCATATTCGACACAGATTTATGCATGGGACGGTGTGCTAGAGGAGAGATTTGCTTCAGTCCCCAAGCCGTGCCGCTCTTCCCGGCTGACAGCTTCAGTAATCGTACAGCATACAGCG contains:
- a CDS encoding T9SS type A sorting domain-containing protein, which produces MKTYSRLLLSFVFLLPLLQFPAASQSAPTIAWYFDAEDYVECSPAIADIDKDSPGSEVLFGYWRNLHCLSSSGDVLWSYYEPKQLFQHPAVADLDRDGNAEAVFHSLGWREPGKIWCFQSDGSLKWSFDTFNGGYNQGVTIANINGDWDAEILAGSTNDTLYCVDASGSLVWKHGAVGDVCIPAVADINEDGYPETIYATTGGYIGCLDSEGNLIWETEIEGMRLVGVAISDVDGDLDAEIIVNGYTVRGKNMLYCLEKDGTVKWTKELIGRLGSIISTAAIDDINNDGKQEIATFSNSYLEEKDSLWVFQDDGSEAKVIWQAPAADWWGGSGSGPVVCDLDGDSFKELILMGSEYLGIYDGRDGNLLYKNLDLRSITRDEHPAVADVDHDGHAEIIATYRYRGLAMLEDDGNWAECRNQFSSHYYHITNVRDDLTVPPLEPYFWKGHNSWLAQGDYSQCEPACIKEKVIAELDELTPQSKDMEKRIKKAKKHLEKSLDPRLWLGQTHLVPDRGKKVFYEEKKALKEIEKLCQGEKCKGVTSLSLIFHGLSEALIEAISKGRTCFGPELVSPEDTFQIAAVDEKLGANTEIWVDGSLDEEIDTSCSKPLEEGMVFGDFEVESVDKIGDGGGGFPSGLCERLMGMLVEADSILARVAIDDAIAANGNPKEIEKAKKEMASAEKEKEKGKYDKAIDHYKKAWEHAMKAVKPRKGNQMSCQTEIESSTVLLQNKPNPATSSTRIDFVLEHATPVKLSVYDIAGRLIWRVKVSHLSEGLHSLGWNCMDKDGMPVPSGIYIYRLETNTFSHAKKMAVVR